The Neofelis nebulosa isolate mNeoNeb1 chromosome X, mNeoNeb1.pri, whole genome shotgun sequence genome has a segment encoding these proteins:
- the LOC131502427 gene encoding long-wave-sensitive opsin 1 isoform X2 encodes MTQRWGPQRLAGGQPHASLEDSTRASIFTYTNSNTTRGPFEGPNYHIAPRWVYHVTSAWMIFVVIASVFTNGLVLAATMKFKKLRHPLNWILVNLAVADLAETIIASTISVVNQIYGYFVLGHPMCVLEGYTVSLCGITGLWSLAIISWERWLVVCKPFGNVRFDAKLAIAGIAFSWIWAAVWTAPPIFGWSSTSLQVLAPRPEDIMRARRVQWQLVPRRAVLHDRPHDHVLHHPPQRHRALLPPSVAGHPSGGKAAKRIRVHPEGGEGGDSHGDGHDLRLLRLLGALHFLCVLRRCPPWLRLPSSGGRPAGLLCQKCHYLQPHHLCLYEPAVSKLHHAAFREEG; translated from the exons ATGACCCAGCGGTGGGGCCCCCAGAGGCTTGCAGGCGGGCAGCCGCACGCCAGCTTGGAGGACAGCACCCGGGCGAGCATCTTCACCTACACCAACAGCAACACCACCAGAG GCCCCTTTGAAGGTCCCAATTACCACATCGCGCCCCGATGGGTGTACCACGTCACCAGCGCCTGGATGATCTTCGTGGTCATTGCGTCCGTCTTCACTAATGGGCTTGTGCTGGCAGCCACCATGAAGTTCAAGAAGCTGCGCCACCCTCTGAACTGGATCCTGGTGAATTTGGCGGTGGCTGACCTGGCGGAGACCATCATCGCCAGCACCATCAGCGTCGTGAACCAGATCTACGGCTACTTTGTGCTGGGCCACCCCATGTGTGTCCTGGAAGGCTACACTGTCTCCTTGTGTG GGATCACGGGTCTCTGGTCCCTGGCCATCATTTCCTGGGAGAGGTGGCTGGTAGTCTGCAAGCCCTTTGGCAATGTGAGATTTGATGCCAAGCTAGCCATTGCGGGCATTGCCTTCTCCTGGATCTGGGCCGCTGTGTGGACAGCCCCGCCCATCTTTGGCTGGAGCAG CACTTCTCTCCAGGTACTGGCCCCACGGCCTGAAGACATCATGCGGGCCCGACGTGTTCAGTGGCAGCTCGTACCCCGGCGTGCAGTCCTACATGATCGTCCTCATGATCACGTGCTGCATCATCCCCCTCAGCGTCATCGTGCTCTGTTACCTCCAAGTGTGGCTGGCCATCCGAGCG GTGGCAAAGCAGCAAAAAGAATCCGAGTCCACCCAGAAGGCGGAGAAGGAGGTGACTCGCATGGTGATGGTCATGATCTTCGCCTACTGCGTCTGCTGGGGGCCCTACACTTTCTTTGCGTGCTTCGCCGCTGCCCACCCTGGCTACGCCTTCCATCCTCTGGTGGCCGCCCTGCCGGCCTACTTTGCCAAAAGTGCCACTATTTACAACCCCATCATCTATGTCTTTATGAACCGGCAG TTTCGAAACTGCATCATGCAGCTTTTCGGGAAGAAGGTTGA
- the LOC131502427 gene encoding long-wave-sensitive opsin 1 isoform X1, with product MTQRWGPQRLAGGQPHASLEDSTRASIFTYTNSNTTRGPFEGPNYHIAPRWVYHVTSAWMIFVVIASVFTNGLVLAATMKFKKLRHPLNWILVNLAVADLAETIIASTISVVNQIYGYFVLGHPMCVLEGYTVSLCGITGLWSLAIISWERWLVVCKPFGNVRFDAKLAIAGIAFSWIWAAVWTAPPIFGWSRYWPHGLKTSCGPDVFSGSSYPGVQSYMIVLMITCCIIPLSVIVLCYLQVWLAIRAVAKQQKESESTQKAEKEVTRMVMVMIFAYCVCWGPYTFFACFAAAHPGYAFHPLVAALPAYFAKSATIYNPIIYVFMNRQFRNCIMQLFGKKVDDGSELSSASRTEASSVSSVSPA from the exons ATGACCCAGCGGTGGGGCCCCCAGAGGCTTGCAGGCGGGCAGCCGCACGCCAGCTTGGAGGACAGCACCCGGGCGAGCATCTTCACCTACACCAACAGCAACACCACCAGAG GCCCCTTTGAAGGTCCCAATTACCACATCGCGCCCCGATGGGTGTACCACGTCACCAGCGCCTGGATGATCTTCGTGGTCATTGCGTCCGTCTTCACTAATGGGCTTGTGCTGGCAGCCACCATGAAGTTCAAGAAGCTGCGCCACCCTCTGAACTGGATCCTGGTGAATTTGGCGGTGGCTGACCTGGCGGAGACCATCATCGCCAGCACCATCAGCGTCGTGAACCAGATCTACGGCTACTTTGTGCTGGGCCACCCCATGTGTGTCCTGGAAGGCTACACTGTCTCCTTGTGTG GGATCACGGGTCTCTGGTCCCTGGCCATCATTTCCTGGGAGAGGTGGCTGGTAGTCTGCAAGCCCTTTGGCAATGTGAGATTTGATGCCAAGCTAGCCATTGCGGGCATTGCCTTCTCCTGGATCTGGGCCGCTGTGTGGACAGCCCCGCCCATCTTTGGCTGGAGCAG GTACTGGCCCCACGGCCTGAAGACATCATGCGGGCCCGACGTGTTCAGTGGCAGCTCGTACCCCGGCGTGCAGTCCTACATGATCGTCCTCATGATCACGTGCTGCATCATCCCCCTCAGCGTCATCGTGCTCTGTTACCTCCAAGTGTGGCTGGCCATCCGAGCG GTGGCAAAGCAGCAAAAAGAATCCGAGTCCACCCAGAAGGCGGAGAAGGAGGTGACTCGCATGGTGATGGTCATGATCTTCGCCTACTGCGTCTGCTGGGGGCCCTACACTTTCTTTGCGTGCTTCGCCGCTGCCCACCCTGGCTACGCCTTCCATCCTCTGGTGGCCGCCCTGCCGGCCTACTTTGCCAAAAGTGCCACTATTTACAACCCCATCATCTATGTCTTTATGAACCGGCAG TTTCGAAACTGCATCATGCAGCTTTTCGGGAAGAAGGTTGACGACGGCTCTGAACTCTCCAGCGCCTCCAGAACGGAGGCCTCATCTGTGTCTTCGGTGTCACCTGCATGA
- the LOC131502427 gene encoding long-wave-sensitive opsin 1 isoform X3 codes for MIFVVIASVFTNGLVLAATMKFKKLRHPLNWILVNLAVADLAETIIASTISVVNQIYGYFVLGHPMCVLEGYTVSLCGITGLWSLAIISWERWLVVCKPFGNVRFDAKLAIAGIAFSWIWAAVWTAPPIFGWSRYWPHGLKTSCGPDVFSGSSYPGVQSYMIVLMITCCIIPLSVIVLCYLQVWLAIRAVAKQQKESESTQKAEKEVTRMVMVMIFAYCVCWGPYTFFACFAAAHPGYAFHPLVAALPAYFAKSATIYNPIIYVFMNRQFRNCIMQLFGKKVDDGSELSSASRTEASSVSSVSPA; via the exons ATGATCTTCGTGGTCATTGCGTCCGTCTTCACTAATGGGCTTGTGCTGGCAGCCACCATGAAGTTCAAGAAGCTGCGCCACCCTCTGAACTGGATCCTGGTGAATTTGGCGGTGGCTGACCTGGCGGAGACCATCATCGCCAGCACCATCAGCGTCGTGAACCAGATCTACGGCTACTTTGTGCTGGGCCACCCCATGTGTGTCCTGGAAGGCTACACTGTCTCCTTGTGTG GGATCACGGGTCTCTGGTCCCTGGCCATCATTTCCTGGGAGAGGTGGCTGGTAGTCTGCAAGCCCTTTGGCAATGTGAGATTTGATGCCAAGCTAGCCATTGCGGGCATTGCCTTCTCCTGGATCTGGGCCGCTGTGTGGACAGCCCCGCCCATCTTTGGCTGGAGCAG GTACTGGCCCCACGGCCTGAAGACATCATGCGGGCCCGACGTGTTCAGTGGCAGCTCGTACCCCGGCGTGCAGTCCTACATGATCGTCCTCATGATCACGTGCTGCATCATCCCCCTCAGCGTCATCGTGCTCTGTTACCTCCAAGTGTGGCTGGCCATCCGAGCG GTGGCAAAGCAGCAAAAAGAATCCGAGTCCACCCAGAAGGCGGAGAAGGAGGTGACTCGCATGGTGATGGTCATGATCTTCGCCTACTGCGTCTGCTGGGGGCCCTACACTTTCTTTGCGTGCTTCGCCGCTGCCCACCCTGGCTACGCCTTCCATCCTCTGGTGGCCGCCCTGCCGGCCTACTTTGCCAAAAGTGCCACTATTTACAACCCCATCATCTATGTCTTTATGAACCGGCAG TTTCGAAACTGCATCATGCAGCTTTTCGGGAAGAAGGTTGACGACGGCTCTGAACTCTCCAGCGCCTCCAGAACGGAGGCCTCATCTGTGTCTTCGGTGTCACCTGCATGA